A region of the Mytilus edulis chromosome 11, xbMytEdul2.2, whole genome shotgun sequence genome:
GCAATATAAAATCTACATCACTATCCTTATACTTTTGCAGTGATACCAAAACTTATGATTTTATATGCTGTTACATAAGTTTTTGAAATGACATAATCTCAAGCGACACACGAATTTCAAAGAAATACTTAATACATTTAATTCTTCCTGATAAGGTCATGTGACATGTTCTTATGTTTTGATATAAAGTGGATACTGGCGCTTATATATGAATGATAAAGTAACACATGCGCAATCAGGATTTATTAATTGTGAGCTTTCTTTTTCGGTGTTATTAATTGTATGCTTTCTTTTTCAGTGTTATTAATTGTGAGCTTTCTTTTTCAGTGTTATTAATTGGGTGCTTTCTTTTTCAGTGTTATCAATTGTGTGCTTTCTTTTTCAGTCTTATTAATTGTGTGCTTTCTTTGTCAGTGGTATCAATTGTATGCTTTTCTTTTCAGTGTTATTAATTGTGTGCtttcttttttattgttataaattgtgtgcTGTCTTTTTCAGTGTTATCAATTGTGTGCTTTCTTTTTCAGTAATATTAATTGTatctatactacatgtactagttgCACATCTATCCTTCTCTGTCATCTTTAAATCGAATAATACAAAATGCAGGAAACTTCAACATTGGaacaatattacaaaaaaaatgtcgAGAAATACCGGTAAAACATGCTCATTACATAAATACTACCACTAATAGtttcaattaaaatgaaaataaaaacacgaGTAATATTTCGTAATTGTGTCCTGTTTTTAGATCAAGGTTTGGAAATAACTTATTTCAGTTTGCATCCCATTTTGGTGTTTCGATATCAAAGATTATGCAATTAATAGTAggtgaaaatacagaaataaatcgTGTATTTAACATTGATGTTGATGTACGACCAGACGTgaaaatattttagacatttaATTACCGCCATGAAAAACAGTCGTCTGCTTACGACGATAGTCTTCTAAGGTTTAACAAGTCACAAAATGTCAGACCGGTTAGTTGTCTACAGTCCtggaaatatttttatgaatttaggAACGAACTAAGGAAACAATTAACGTTTCGACGCCACATTCAAATCGAGGTTGAACACAATATTAGGCAAATAATGCAAAAGATCAACGAAGAATCCAGAAAAGTGGTAACTTTAGTAGGCGTCCATATTCGACTAGGAGATATATTCATTAGTAGTCGTTTAAAACAAAATGGTTTGGTTATAGCAACATCAGAGTATTTATCCAAATCTGTCAACTATTTTCTGTCAAAATATAGAAATGTTCTTTTTGTAGTAACTTCACAAAACATGACTTGGGCAAAAGCTAACATGCCCCGTCACGTGAAAAACCAAGTTCAGTATATTGATAGTCCGAAATGGGAGGTAATAGTCGCAATGTTATCACTCTGTGATCATACAATAATAACAGTTGGTACCTTCAGCTGGTGGATTGGATGGTTAACTGGAGGGGAAGTGACGTATAATAAATGGCCAATAAGAGACGGATCAATACTCAGGAAACAATTTAACGAAGATTTTTCTGACTATTTCTATCCAGGATGGATCGGATTTTGAATGTTCTTTTTCTATAGTAAGTTAACAGGGAATCtccatagatataggaaaatgtggtatgagtgccaatgaaacaatgtAGATACCTTTGTGTGGGAACGAAATACTAACTATTTGTTCTACAGTATGTATTTCTATTCGTGCTCAATTATCTCCCTCTTTAAAGATATGAAAGAGTGGAATATAAAACGATTGAACCATTCTGAAAACTATGACACTTCAATGGTGGTTTATTTTATGAGTATGACAATAAAATGTATGAAGCCTGCttgttaaggtggtatgggagtctaaaataaaaatgatagaattagttcatactttgccaaaacgtagtatctattgatatatgttcaaaaatataataaaaatgataggtcaccgcgcattttctcatgctacaggacgtgacaaaatgacacattttgtatggattatacaggaaaaaacaccattttgttaTTAGATACTAAACAaaatagaattgttaaatacttaaggatAAGATGGCTTTCAGACAAtgttttgagaatatcaaaagaaaagatatggtcaccgtacgttttttccggctaaaatacaaaacaggaaaatttcatgtagaatccttcagaaaaatgcactgttttagagttacctccccttaaaatgccaatttaatttttgttttaaacaaccaaaaataatcaacatttgcaaaaatattaatattcataagttataatcttataaattggttcttttaaatgaaaattcacattaaatatctgcattcctgaaTCAAATTTTGCTAGCTTGATAGAAAATAttgacctttgattctctgtttttacaatccaagatggaggaagacacccataccaccttaaagtgGTACATAAGAAAACACTCTCGAAATGTTAAGATGATTTGTTTTTAtcgctattttttttaaatagatataccAATCTATACATGCATgcttatacatatattttgtattattttgctataaatgttaaatggagaagacttcataagtctgtttgacttgtTTCGTATCAATTTGTActtgaacaaataaaatatgtttaaacctaAACGAAAGCTGTTTATGTCGTTAACTCTGATACTGACTTTGTGATATACCATCGGAGACAAAACGGTCACCAGCTGTGGCATCGACTTGGTGGCTATAAACATGGCCAAAACCAGACAAATACTAATTATACATCGATATAGAAAAGATCATATGAAAACATAGATATTAAATTTCTTGAAATCATGATTTGCAAATTTTGGTTCAAATGAATGCATATTAATCTTATTTGCATTATAAATCGACAGagataaaacacatttcaatatatttacgaattatttcatAATTATGATAGTTTGATTCTTGATCGATTAGTATATAATACATTTGACTAATTAAACGTCGACCATGACATGTGACATGTTGAAGTATGCCAGCATTGTCACAACTGCAAATTGATATGAAGAGGAAATGTCTTTCCGTACGTTAGTTACCAATCCATGGTCACAATTGCAAATTGATATGACGAGGAAACTTCTTTACATAGGTCAGTTACAAatccatatttttttcatttttgaccaGTACTTCTTTATTTAGTTAAACaagatatatttgaaaaaaaaagtaatagaGGTAGTAGTACCAGAGCAAGATGATGCAAACATGGAGGCTTTTATTTATCCGAAGTAATCAAAGCTGTCtacagcaaaatgcattgagTGGGTAGGTAACGGTAGAAAGTTCGATTAGCTTGCTTGTAATCGGACCGTGAAGTTATTTTTAGGTTAAGTATACTACTCCCTTTCGGAGTAGTCTAGACCTTCTATTGATATCATGAGTATTATTGATAAAAGACAACGAAATAATACATTGCTTGGCAAACGTATCAGTCAAATCAACGAgttaaacatcgtataaattatacacttggTAATCTCCTATCTATATTTAACAACAATGGTAGGCATCAATTATTATGTGAACTGGGTCAAATACCTATTAGTAAATTACACGATATTTTCAAGGAGTGTGACACCATCTCTTTCTTCAGCCCACTGTAGGAATATTCGTGTATAATTACAGCTTTTTGCCACCATAGGTTGTTCCCGAGTATCGACAAACCTGAAGTTTATAAACGtctttttttaaaaactagataTAATAGCAGAGgtattgaatttatcaattatctagtatatttaatgaCTCTACCGTTCAAAACTTTATACCTCCCAATTTCGATAACATAGAACCACCTATaatttcatacacatacaaaaaaccagcagaagtttaattttaaattgtaCGTCGGTAACATTAGACGTGAATGTATAATTAATACTCCCTTAAATTAAGACTATAAATCGTCTAAGTTTAGATATGTCCCCTATGGCCATGGACCTCGATATCGTTCAGGAAAGAAAGGTTAAAAACTTTTGTAAAAAGGACCAATATAACATCCTTCATTTAAAATAGATTCGAAAGAGTGTCGTCATGTCAACAAAGATGTTCTTTCTTCGTTTTGTAAAAAGTGGAAGATTTTTGTCCATCTTAtgatttaagcctttttcaactgatttttatagttcgttcttttgttgtactgttataccactgtcacaggttagggggggggggttccgctAATATGCTTTaccccgccatattatgtatgtatgtgtctgtcccaagtaaagagcctgtaattcagtggttgtcgtttgtttatgtgttgcatctttgtttttcgtttatttatggatataagtaaggccgttagttgtctcgtttgaattgttttacattgtcatttcggggccttttatagcttactagtTGGTATGGGCTGtgtacattgttgaaggccgtacggtgacctatagttattaatttctgtgtcattgtggtctcttgttgagagttgtctcattggcaatcacgaAAAACGTTGTTGACGTCAGTGTCCTTGATACAATTGTGTTTATGAGCTAATTGACAAAACAATGTCAGTCAATCAGAAGACCCTTTacatccaaaattgaattatttaaagaaaacagaaaagTATCTAAAATGTTCAGGTGACTAAGTGTAACCAATGTAACTGTTTAATCTCGCCACATAATATTGGTTGTTATCCCGTGTTGTCGCTAATGGTTGTTAGTTGATGTCTGTCATATTCGTTTTTCgtaaaattgttttgttatatactTCGCTGAtacttttctcatttgaaatgtcATTGTCACGTCAGTCGATGTCCGTCTATATTTGACTGTACATTATAGGTTTTCCTTATCTCAGAAGACCGTATGGTGGCCAAACGTTACTTAAATCCACTTCATTTGCACTGCAGTTGATAGTTGTCATattagtaatcataccacatgttcttatgtttttatataaactGGATACTGgtttatcctggtacctttgacaacaaTTATATATAACTGAGGACGTAACACATGCGCAATCAGGATGATAAGAGTGATTATTATCGAGTATAATATAGTGATTTGATCAAcaaggctcttcaactttgttctttattaatctttttctaacttttttttttattcgagctgATGAGTTTTGTAGACGAAGCGCACGTCTGACGCAAATACAACATTTATATTCtagtatctatgataagtttattctAAACAAATACGATATTTTTCGTTGTGTGAAACAAATCACTTTCATTCTtactaattgtttttaatagtgtgttttttatttcaattttattaattttgagcGTTAATTTTCAGTGTTATCAATTGTGTGCTTTCTTTTTCAGTGTTATTAATTGTGTCCTTTCTTTTTTTGTGTTATCAATTGTGTGGTTTCTTTTTCAGTGTTATCAATTGTGTGCTTTTCTGCAGCGTTATGAACTGtgtgatttctttttcattgctAATAATTGTGAgctttgtttctttttaaatcatATCAATTGTGTGCTTTCTTTTTCAGGTTATTAATTGTGTGCTTTCTTTTTCAGTGTTATCAAGTGTGTGCTTTCTTTTTCAGTGTTATCAAGTGTGTGCTTTCTTTTTCAGTGTTATCAATTGTGTGCTTTTTTCAGCGTTATCAACTGtgtgatttctttttcattgctaataattgtgagttttttttctttttcaatcatATCAATTGTCTGCTTTCTTTTTCAGTGTTTTTAATAGTGTGCTTCCTTTTTCAGTGTTATTAATTGTGAGCTTTCTTTTtcagtgttatcaattttgtgcTTTCCTTTTCAGTGTTATCAATTGTGAGCTCTCTTTTTCAGTCTTACAAATTGTGTGCTTTCTTTTTCTGTGTTATAATTTTTATGCTTTCTTTTTCAGTGATATTAATTACatctatactacatgtactagttgTACATCTATCCTTCTTTGTCATCTTTAAATCGAATAATACAAAATGCAGGAAATTTCAACACGggaacaattttacaaaaaactgtCGAGAAATACCGGTAGAACATGCTCATGACATAAATACTACCACAAATAGTTTCaattacaatgaaaataaatacaccaGTAATATTTCGTATTTGTGTCCTGTTTTTAGATCAAGGTTTGGAAATAACTTATTTCAATTTGCATCCCATTTTGGTGTTTCGAGATCAAAGAATATG
Encoded here:
- the LOC139494485 gene encoding galactoside alpha-(1,2)-fucosyltransferase 1-like translates to MTVMQTFNYRHEKQSSAYDDSLLRFNKSQNVRPVSCLQSWKYFYEFRNELRKQLTFRRHIQIEVEHNIRQIMQKINEESRKVVTLVGVHIRLGDIFISSRLKQNGLVIATSEYLSKSVNYFLSKYRNVLFVVTSQNMTWAKANMPRHVKNQVQYIDSPKWEVIVAMLSLCDHTIITVGTFSWWIGWLTGGEVTYNKWPIRDGSILRKQFNEDFSDYFYPGWIGF